The genomic stretch ACCAGAACGGTGAGAGATAACAGCTGTGTAGCCAGCGCGTTTTGCCATTTCGATCGCGTCAAATGTTTCTGTTAGTGTACCGATTTGGTTTACTTTAACAAGGATTGAGTTACCAACGCCTTGCTCGATACCTTGTTTCAAGCGTACTGTGTTTGTAACGAACAAGTCGTCACCAACAAGCTGTACTTTGTCGCCAAGGCGGTCAGTCAATAGTTTGTGACCTTCCCAGTCGTTTTCATCCAAGCCATCTTCGATAGAGATGATTGGGTATTTGTTTGTCATTTCTTCGTACCAGTTAACCATTTCTTCAGATGTGCGGACAACGCCTTCACCTTTTAGGTTGTATTTGCCATCTTCGTAGAATTCAGAAGAAGCAACGTCCATTGCTAGTTTTACTTCCTCGCCTGGTTTGTAGCCAGCTGCTTTGATCGCTTCTACGATTGTTTCTAGTGCTTCTTCGTTAGAAGAAAGGTTTGGTGCGAAACCACCTTCATCACCTACACCAGTATTCAAGCCTTTGCCGCTTAATACTTTCTTCAGGCTGTGGAAGATTTCAGCTCCCATGCGAAGCGCTTCTTTGAAAGTAGGAGCGCCTACAGGCATGATCATGAATTCTTGGATATCAACGTTGTTATCCGCATGCTCCCCGCCGTTTAAAATGTTCATCATTGGCGTTGGAAGCGTTTTTGCATTGAAACCGCCTAGGTATGTGTAAAGCGGTACACCAAGGTGATCTGCTGCTGCATGCGCTACTGCCATGGATACACCAAGAATAGCGTTAGCACCGAATTTACCTTTATTATCTGTACCGTCAAGATCGATTAAAAGCTGATCGATGATTACTTGGCGAGTTACATCAATACCGATCAATTCTGGTGCAATTTTTTCGTTCACATTGGCAACTGCTGTTTGCACACCTTTGCCTAGGTAGCGATCTTTGTCACCGTCACGAAGCTCAACTGCTTCGTATTCACCAGTGGACGCACCACTTGGTACAATTGCAGAACCGAATGCTCCGGATTCTGTTAATACTTCTACTTCAACTGTAGGGTTACCGCGGGAGTCAAGGACTTCGCGTGCATATACGTCAGTAATGTATGGCATTGTTTTATTCTCTCCTCTTATTTTTTAATTAAGCTGCTTCCAGTCATTTCTTCTGGTTTCTTCACATCTAGAAGATCAAGCAATGTTGGAGACAAATCAGCTAGAATACCGCCGCTGCGGAGTTCTGCGCCTTCTTTTGTCACAATAACTGGTACAGGATTCGTTGTGTGGGCTGTCATTGCTTTATCATCCATCGTCACGACCTCATCAGAGTTACCATGATCTGCAGTGATAATAGCATGACCGCCTTTTTCTATGATTTTGTCAACGATCTTGCCGAGGCACTCGTCTACTGCTTCAATTGCTTTTACAGTCGGTTCCAGCATACCGGAATGTCCAACCATATCGGGATTAGCGAAGTTCAAAATAATGGCCTGGTGTTTGTCCTGATCCAAGTCATCAAGCAACGCGTCCGTCACTTCATAGGCACTCATTTCAGGCTGCAAGTCATATGTCGCCACTTTCGGGCTGTCAATCAAGATGCGATCCTCACCAGGAAACTCTTCTTCGCGGCCGCCGCTCATAAAGAATGTGACATGCGGATACTTCTCAGTTTCTGCAATTCGCAGCTGTTTGATGTTGTTTTGGGAAAGCACTTCCCCAACCGTGTTGTCTAAGTTGACCGGTTTGTAAGCTACATCGCCGTCTACTGTTTCACTGAAATTCGTCATGCAGACGAAGTGATTGATTGTCGGCGGATGTTCGCCGCGGTCAAAGTCACGAAAATCTTTGTTTGCGAATGTACGCGAAATCTGGATAGCACGATCCGGACGGAAATTGTAAAAGATGATCGCGTCATCATCTTCTATTTTCGCTACCGGCTCTCCGTTCTCCTCTGTTATAACAGATGGCAGCACGAATTCATCGTAGATTTCATTTTTATAAGAATCTTCAATAACATCATAAGGATTGCTGTAAGCAGGTCCCTCTCCATAAACCATGGCATCATACGCCTTTTCCACACGATCCCAGCGTTTGTCACGGTCCATTGAATAATAGCGACCTGTTAGTGTCGCAATCTTACCAACGCCCAGCTCTTTCATCTTATCTTCTGTTTGATCAATAAATTCTTTTGCACTGCGCTGACCAACGTCACGGCCATCGAGGAAGCCATGAATATAAACTTTCTCTAAGTCATGCTTTTTCGCAAGTTCTAAGAGTGCAAACAGATGCTCAATATGACTGTGTACGCCTCCGTTGGATAAAAGACCGAAGAGGTGCAGACTCTTGTCGTTCTTTTTCGCATGCTGGATAGCTTTCACAAGCACATCGTTATCATAGAAGTCGCCTTCTTTAATGGATTTGTTTACGCGAGTCAGACTTTGATAGACGATGCGGCCGGCACCAATGTTCAAATGTCCTACCTCGGAGTTACCCATTTGACCTTCAGGCAAGCCAACAGCCTCTCCGCAAGCTTCCAATTGGTTATGCGGGTACTTGTTCCAGTAACGGTCAAAGTTTGGCTTTTTGGCATGTTTTACTGCATTTCCCTTTTCCTCATCACGGATACCGAATCCGTCAAGGATAATAAGGGCTGCTAGTTTGTCCTGACTCATTTTGCACCAGCCTCCACAAGCGCTAGGAAGGATTCCGCTTCCAGGCTTGCACCGCCGACTAGAGCGCCGTCGATATCAGATTCAGAAAGTAATTCATCTACATTTGCTGGCTTTACGCTTCCCCCGTATTGGATGCGTACAGCATCAGCTGCTTCTGCAGATACTTTCTCTTTTACAACATTGCGGATAAACGCACAAACTTCATTTGCTTGCTGCGCTGTTGCTGTTTTGCCTGTACCAATTGCCCATACTGGCTCATAAGCAAGAATAAGTTTGCTTACTTGTTCAGCAGAAAGACCTTCTAAGGCTTTCTCTACTTGACCGCCAACAACTTCATTTGTTTTATCAGCTTCGCGCTCTTCAAGCGTTTCACCGATGCAGACGATTGGTGTAATACCATACTGGAAAGCTGCGTGCGTTTTTTTGTTTACAGTTTCATCTGTCTCATTGTAATATTCACGACGCTCAGAGTGACCGATTACAGCATACGTAACGCCAATGCTTTTTAGAGCTGCTGGGCTGATTTCACCTGTAAAAGCTCCGTTTTCTTCATAATGCATTGTTTGAGCTGCGATTTTTAAATCTGTTCCTTCCGTACGTTTCACTAGCTCAGTCAAGTACAAAGCTGGTGCACAAACAATCGATTCCGCTTTGTCGCTGGAAGGAACCTTCGTTTTCGTTGCTTCGATGAATTCCTCTGCTTCAGAAAGTGTTTTATTCATTTTCCAATTTCCTGCGATGACGTTTTTACGCATTTGTTTCCCATCCCTTCGTCTGATTTATTTGTCGTTTAATGCTGCTACACCTGGGAGTTCTTTACCTTCCATGAACTCAAGGCTGGCACCGCCGCCAGTTGAGATGTGATCCATCTTGTCAGCAAGACCGAACTTCTCTACTGCTGCTGCTGAGTCACCGCCGCCGATGATGGAGAAGCCTTCCCCTTCGGCTAATGCTTCACCGACTGCTTTTGTACCGCCAGCAAATGCGTTCAATTCGAACACACCCATTGGTCCGTTCCAGATAATCAATTTAGATTCTTTCACGATTTGCTGATATTTTTCACGTGTTTTCGGTCCGATATCAAGTGCTTCCCAGTCAGCTGGAATCGCATCAATCGCTACTTCTTTTTTATTGGCATCTTCGGAAAAATCATCTGCAACAATAACATCGACAGGCATCACCATATTGACACCTTTGTCTTTCGCTTTTTGCATGAATTTCTTCGCCAAATCGATTTTATCTTCTTCTAGCAAGGATTTACCAATTTCATAGCCTTGTGCTTTCACGAATGTATAAGCAAGACCGCCGCCGATAATTAGATTATCGACTTTATCAAGCAAGTTGTCGATAACACCGATCTTATCTTTTACTTTCGCTCCGCCAATAATAGCAGTAAACGGATGTTCCGGATCAGATAGTGACTTACCAAGAACCTCTAGCTCACGCTCCAGCAATAGACCTGCTACAGCTGGCAAATGCTTTGCTACGCCTTCAGTAGATGCATGTGCACGGTGTGCAGCACCGAATGCATCATTCACATAAACATCCGCCATGGATGCAAATGCTTTAGCAAGTTCAGGGTCATTTTTCTCTTCGCCAGGCTCGAAGCGGACATTTTCAATAAGAAGTACTTCCCCATCAGCTAAATTAGCAATTGCTTCATCTACTTCTTTACCATGCACTTGGTCTGTTTTGCTAACTTCTTTATCTAAGAGGTCACTAAGACGCTGTGCTACCGGATCCAAACGTAATTCGTCCTTCGCTTCGCCTTTCGGACGTCCAAGGTGGCTGGCAAGTATTACTTTAGCTCCTTTTTCGACAAGATGCTTGATTGTCGGAAGGGCAGCCTTGATCCGTGTATCATCAGTTACTGTGCCATTCTCCATTGGTACGTTGAAATCCACACGGCAGAAAACACTTTTGCCGGCTACATCGATATCGCGGATAGATTTCTTGTTCATACTACGCCTCCTCAAATTACTAGTACCTATGTATCTGTTCTTTGTATGTATTCCTCATTGGCAGGATTGCTGCTTGCATTAGCTTACTAACAATCAGCGTATTTAGAAACCAGAAATAAGATAATAAGCAATTGCGCTACAAGGCTAACACAACCTCTTGCGCTCTCTCCCTTATCTTCATTTATAAGTAGTTACTTCCGCCTCTCATTAGGTCTAGCTCCGGAAATTACAGATAAGCAATCGTCCGTCAAGGCTAACACTCCTTTACGACCTCTCTTATCTTTCCGTTTCTACACGGCTTCTCTCTGCCTCTCATATGAATAAACATAAAAGAACAGGCATAGGCCAAAAGGGAGGGAGGTGCTCCCCCCTCCCTTTTTACCATTGCTTATTAGATGCCTTGGCTTTTCAAGAATACAGCCAAATCTACACAACGAGTGGAGTAACCCATTTCGTTATCGTACCAAGATACAACTTTCACCATGTTATCTTCCAATACCATAGTTGAAAGTGCGTCTACTGTAGAAGAGTTTCTGTTTCCGATGTAGTCGGAAGATACAAGCGGCTCTTCAGAGTAGCCTAGTACGTGGCTAAGTTCGCCTTCTGCAGCTTCTTTAAGTGCAGCATTTACTTGTTCTGCTGTTACGTCTTGATCGAATTCAGCAACTAAGTCGATAAGAGAAACGTCTTTAACAGGTACGCGCATTGCAGCGCCGTTCAATTTACCTTTAAGTTCAGGTAGTACCAAAGCTACAGCTTTTGCAGCACCTGTAGTTGTAGGAATGATATTTTCTCCTGCAGCACGTGCGCGACGGTAGTCTTTGTGAGGCATATCGTGAACTTGCTGATCTCCAGTGTAAGCGTGCACTGTGTTTACAAGACCGCGCTTAATACCGAATTTGTCATGAAGTACTTTTGCAACCGGCGCCAGACAGTTAGTCGTACAAGAAGCGTTGGAGATAATTGTGTGTTCAGCTGGATTGTAGCTGCCTTCGTTAACACCCATTACGACAGTAAGGTCTTCGCCTTTAGCTGGTGCAGAGATGATAACTTTTTTCGCTCCTGCTTCAACGTGTTTCTTCGCATCTTCACCATTTGTGAAAATACCAGTAGATTCTACTACTACTTCTACACCAAGATCTCCCCAGCCAAGGTTTGCAGGATCGCGCTCAGAAAGAACTTTGATCTCTTTGCCGTTAACAACTAAGTTAGAGCCGTTAACAGATACTTCTGCATCAAGGATACCGTGTACAGAATCGTACTTTAACAAATGGGCAAGCATATTCGCATCTGTAAGGTCGTTGATGGCAACCACCTCTGCTTGATCGTTAGCAAGCGTCTGACGGAATACGTTACGTCCAATACGTCCAAAACCGTTAATACCAATTTTTACTGTCATGAAAAATTCCTCCTTGTTATAACTAAATTAAAGGGTTATTCTCCCTTTATTAACTGGTTCGCTGCCGCCTCATCCGTTACTAGAATATTATTTCGTCCTAGTTTGAAATAGGAGGCAATTGCACGAGCTTTCGAGGCACCGCCTGCAATAGCTATTACACTTTCCGCTCTATCTAAGTCCTCCAGCTGCAGTCCAACCGTGCGCACACGATGAACAACATTCCCCTCAGCATCAAAGTAATAACCAAATGCCTCACTCACTGCGACACCGCTCTTAATTTGCTCAACAAGCGGCTCAGGCGTTCGTCTTCGTTTCGCCATCGTCATGGCGTCACCGATACCGTGAATAACTATGTCTGAACGGTTGATGATGGACAGAACTTCCTTAACGGAAGGTTCCTCAATAATTGTCTGATAAGATTCTTCCCCGATTGGATCAGGAACATACAGCAGCCGATACTGACTTCGAGCTCGCTTAGCCATCGCAGCACAAATTGTGTTCGCTTCGTTTTCCACCTGCTCACCAATACCTCCGCGTGCAGGTACGAACATCACATTCTCTGCTGTATGGATCGGCGGCATGGCCGCTGCCAGCGCTGCCATCGTTGTGCCTCCTGTAACTGCAACCGTACAATTCGGGTGCAGCATCTTCTCCAGAAGCTGTGCGCAACGTTTTCCCATCTCTTGTTTTACCCAATCCTGGGTGTCACTATCACCGGGGACTACTATACAATTATCTATTCCTAGTGTTTCCCGTACACGCTGTTCCAAAACACTTATTTCAGAGGCTTCGAGCATAAATGTTTTCAATTGCTCGTGAACATCAAGTCCTTCCTCGGTAATCTGCACTCCCTTTGTTGTCGTGTAGATCAATCCTTGGCTTTGCAAGAACTCTATTTCACCTCTTACTACCCGTTCTGCAAGATTCATGTTTTCAGCAAGTGTGCGACGTCCCAGCGGCCCCATCGTTTTGACAAACTGCAGGATAGCGTATCTTCGCTGCATAATTGTCAGCACTTCTGGAAATAGCTTTTTTTGTAGATCAATTATCGATCGCATAACATACCCCTTTTTACCAAAGTTAAATGGGTCAAAAATGTCCCGGTATGCCATATATTGTCCCACTTGCTATAAAAAAAATTCCTCTTGCAAATTCATCATAACAGTAAGACCTCGTACAATCAACTTAAAACTCTTAAAAAAACAATTAATTAATATATTTTTTTAACTTAACAATTTGATAACAGAAAGGCATCGACGTGTGCCGATGCCTTTCTGTTATCGTTATGAGATTGCCGTTTCCGGAACAGCCGCTTTTTCTTTTTTCTCCCATGGACGAGAGCGCCATCTGCGATATGCAAAGATTCCGCGGAACCATTCATCCACGCCCATTGCAATCCAGACACCTAATAATCCGTAACCAAAGGAGACGCCGAGTACATAGCTCAACAGAACGGCAATTCCCCACATACTAATCACACCGATAACAGCCGGGAATTTCGCATCTCCAGCTGATTTAAGTGAGCTCATCAAGACGATGTTCATCGCACGTCCTGGTTCAGTAAAAGCCACTGCCCAAAGAATTGGAATACCAACAGCTAAAATAGCAGGATCAGCCGTGAACATTTGTAAGATTGGTGCACCTGTTAACGCAAAGCCCATGGACACGATAAACGAAGCAACCATAGCTATCTTCAATGTTCGTAATCCGCGTTTCAGCGCCCGGTCATATTGTTTGCCTCCAATATAACGGGATACTAGCAGCTGGGTACCTTCTGCGATAGATAAAGTAAATAAATAGCAAAGCATGGAAATATTATTAATGTACACACGCGCTGCCAGAGAAGCATCACCAAAGTTCGCAACAATTGCAGTAATGACAATTTGCGAATATTGATAAGACAAGTTCTCCGCTGCTGACGGAACACCGATAACAAGGATGTCCTTAATGTCTTGCACATGCAGTTTAATCAAATGTGTACCTGTAAAACGAATTGCCAAGTAGCGATACACAAAATAAAACAGGACAACAACGGCGAAGATACGCGCAATTACAATTGTCCAGGATACACCGACAACACCTGTAATTGGCATCCCAAACAAACCAAATATCGCAACCAAATAACCAAGCACACTCAACACATTCATTAAAACAGCGACAACCATAGATACTTTTGTCCGGCCATTCGCACGAAGAATCGCACTTAGCGTCAAGGACAAAGATTCTAAGAACAGGGAAGCACCGCATATTTGCACAAAGGTGGTCGCGTAAGCAAGCGTATCACCTTTCAAATCGAAGAAACTTAGAAATGCCGAACCAAAAAGGACGACGACAGCAGAAACAATCAAACCGAACCAGAAGTTCATGCCAAAAGCTGTCCGGGCAGTCTGCCGGGCTTTTGCCAAATCTTCTGCACCGAGCTTCTGGCCGATAATAATCATAGAAGCAATTGACGTGACGTTAAAAACCAAAATAAAAATGCTAATCAGCTGATTGGCTACGCCGACTCCGGCAGCAGCTAAATCTGAGTAATGACTCAGCATCAGTGTAGCAACAATACCCATTCCCATATGAAGTGCTAATTCAATAAACAGCGGCCAGGAGATACGAAACAATGTTTGCTCAGAAGCAGTAGAAGTTGGATGACCCAACAGACATTCTCCTTTTCATTAAAATCAAACTCACTCTATATTAATCCTTTTTTCTGGAATGTAAAGGGCTTTTCGCTAATTAATTTAAACATTTTTTTCCGTTTGTATCGGCCTTTTTCACGGCAGCGTTTTCATTTGAATAGACATAACTTATTGAGAAAAGAACTAGATAGGATGGATGCAATTTGCGAATCCCCGCAGCCGATTTAGGCTTAATGACAGAGCATCTGCAATCACATAAAAGCGAGATTAATAAACTTAATCTATACAGAGAGCTAATTACCAATCCTGCCTTAGATGCAATCTTACATTCCCATCTGCAAATGCTGCATATACATTCATCAGTTATGCTAGAGCTAATCAATCCTGCTCGAAGTACGTATGTAACACTCCCTGCCCTTCAATTAAGTGAACAAATGAATTACGGAGGTCTAACGCAAGAGGAGCAAGAGCTGTTACTGGAACTTCGCAGCACCGCTAAAATGATGGGAAATGTGAATTATCAATCAGCACAGATGATGCAAGACAGCAATGTCAGACATGTACATTTACAAATGGCTTATCAAAACAGCATGCTGCAAGATGCATACACCAGACTGCTGCAGCATACCGAAGGAGAACTAATCCCGCTAGCTGACATGACGTCTCAACAGGCTGTTTACAATAAATTCTATATTCCTATGCGCACAAGAACGAGCCTTGGATAAAACAAGATACATTCATCCTAAAAGCGAACAATGACTAAATCCATACTTTTTAAAGCACCCCTCTGATGGCTTCTATCCAACTTTAGCTGTTAATACTTGGATTAAAATGACTTTTGAAGTAGACACTGACAAAGTCAGCGGAGTGTATTTCCGAAGTGATGCTCTCATATTTCCAATGCAAAAAATCCAAACAATGCTGCTTTTAATTGCAGTATTGTTTGGATTTTTCTTACCCTTGCCCTGGCGGTTCCATCTTCCCTGCGCCCCGCTGTATGCGCAAATCTTCAGGCGGCGTTCCATGCATATAAGCAGGTCCCGGCTGCAGAATAGGAATTTTTCCCATCGGCTTTGGTGCTGCATCGTATTCGAATGTTGCTTGTACATCAAGCGTTGGTCCATTTGCCCAGCGACCGCTCTTGCTGTCTTCTCCCTCTGAGAAATTCATAAACGAATAAGACACTTCTTGTTTTTCGGCTTCTTGGTTAAACGTGCTCGGAACAATTGCTCCTTGTGTAGATTCCAATTCTTCAATTGCTGCCATCCACTGATTCTGATGCATCGTATCTCTGGCAATTAAGAAGGAAAGCATGTCCCGGACGCCTGGATCTGTCGTCATTTCATAAAGCCGGCATACTTGCAGACGTCCTTGTGATTCGGCATTCAAGTTCGCCCGAAAGTCTGCCAGCAAGTTGCCGCTGGAAACAACGTAACGTGCTGTCCATGGATACCCTGTACTATCATCCGGTTTGGCTCCTAAACCACCAACAATTGCATGCTGGGGATTCATACCACCTAAAACTGCTTCTACTACGGGATCTTTTGCTGCCTCATCCTGTGTGTGAGCAGGTGCTCCATCAAGCAGCTGTGCAATCATCGTTGCAAGCATTTCCACATGTGCAATCTCTTCTGTCGCAATATCTAATAGCATATCTTTGTATTTTCCTTCTGCACGACAGTTCCAACCTTGGAACATATACTGCATCATGACAGAAATTTCACCGAACTGTCCGCCCAGTACTTCTTGTAATTTCTTTGCATAAACTGGGTCTGGACGCGTAGGTTTCGCATTATATTGCAGTTGTTTGACATGATAAAACATGAATTGACCCCCTAATAACGTTTCCTTTAAGTTGTCCGAACACCTGCAATCTATTCTTCGAGACAGCTGCGAGTAACATCAAAAAACGCCTCCCTCATTCGGAAGACGTTTTTAATGCTAGCTGTTTATCCAATTCCTGTTGCTTTAATTCACGACGCAGAATCTTTCCGCTAATTTGGGTTTTAGGAAGTTCCGCCAGCACCTCAATTTCTCTAGGTGCAGCGTGTGCAGCTAGATTTTTGCGAACAAATAAACGCAGCGATTCAAGCAGATCCTGTGTTTCTTCAAAGCCATCCCGCAGGGTGATAAAGGCTTTCACAATTTCTCCTCGTACAGGATCTGGTTTACCGATAACCCCTGCTTCGGCAACTGCTGGATGCTCAATCAGCTTACTTTCTACTTCAAAAGGACCGATCCGCTCGCCAGAGGAATTGATCATGTCATCATTTCGTCCTTGGAAGAAAACATAACCATCTTCGTCTTTTAATGCAAGGTCTCCGGATATATACCAGCCGGAATAGACAAAATAGCTAGCGAACTTGCCTTTGTCTCCCCAAATATCCTGCATTAAACCTGGCCATGGTGTTTTGACCGCCAGTTGACCAATCGTATTGGCGGGTAATTCATTTCCCTCTTCATCCAGAATTCCAACCTGAATTCCGGGAAATGCCCGCCCCATCGAACCAGGCTTAATCGGCTCAGCAGGCAGGTTTACAATAATATGTCCCCCGGTTTCCGTCATCCACCATGTATCATGAATCCGCAGCTGTAAATTCTCCCAAGCCCATGTGATAACTTCTGGGTTAAGCGGCTCTCCTACACTTAAGATGTGCCGCAAGCTAGACAGATCATAATCTTTGTACAGTTCTCCTTTTGCTTTTAACAGACGAAAAGCGGTAGGTGCACTGTACAGCGTTGTCACTTTCAGTTCCTCGATAATGTTATACCAAGCCTCTGCTTGAAAACGGCCTCCTTGGATGACAATCGTTGCACGATTAAGCCATGGAGCAAACAGGCCATAAACACTTCCTGTTACCCAGCCAGGATGCGAGGTGCACCAATAGACATCTTCATCGTTAATGTCTAATACCCATTTACCAGACACAGCATGATGGACAAGGGAACGATGGGCATGCAGAACACCTTTGGGTTTGCCTGTAGAGCCGCTCGTGTAATGAATCAGCAGCCCATCTTCTTTATCCACCCATTCTACTTCCCCAGAATGAGTCGCATCTGGATTAGCTGCATTGATTTCTTCTATTAAAAGGATTTCTCGCAAGGAAGGAATATCGTCAGATGGCACGCGTTTAATCAAATC from Terribacillus sp. DMT04 encodes the following:
- the eno gene encoding phosphopyruvate hydratase, which gives rise to MPYITDVYAREVLDSRGNPTVEVEVLTESGAFGSAIVPSGASTGEYEAVELRDGDKDRYLGKGVQTAVANVNEKIAPELIGIDVTRQVIIDQLLIDLDGTDNKGKFGANAILGVSMAVAHAAADHLGVPLYTYLGGFNAKTLPTPMMNILNGGEHADNNVDIQEFMIMPVGAPTFKEALRMGAEIFHSLKKVLSGKGLNTGVGDEGGFAPNLSSNEEALETIVEAIKAAGYKPGEEVKLAMDVASSEFYEDGKYNLKGEGVVRTSEEMVNWYEEMTNKYPIISIEDGLDENDWEGHKLLTDRLGDKVQLVGDDLFVTNTVRLKQGIEQGVGNSILVKVNQIGTLTETFDAIEMAKRAGYTAVISHRSGESEDATIADIAVATNAGQIKTGAPSRTDRVAKYNQLLRIEDELKASGIYGGLASFYNLDK
- the gpmI gene encoding 2,3-bisphosphoglycerate-independent phosphoglycerate mutase — its product is MSQDKLAALIILDGFGIRDEEKGNAVKHAKKPNFDRYWNKYPHNQLEACGEAVGLPEGQMGNSEVGHLNIGAGRIVYQSLTRVNKSIKEGDFYDNDVLVKAIQHAKKNDKSLHLFGLLSNGGVHSHIEHLFALLELAKKHDLEKVYIHGFLDGRDVGQRSAKEFIDQTEDKMKELGVGKIATLTGRYYSMDRDKRWDRVEKAYDAMVYGEGPAYSNPYDVIEDSYKNEIYDEFVLPSVITEENGEPVAKIEDDDAIIFYNFRPDRAIQISRTFANKDFRDFDRGEHPPTINHFVCMTNFSETVDGDVAYKPVNLDNTVGEVLSQNNIKQLRIAETEKYPHVTFFMSGGREEEFPGEDRILIDSPKVATYDLQPEMSAYEVTDALLDDLDQDKHQAIILNFANPDMVGHSGMLEPTVKAIEAVDECLGKIVDKIIEKGGHAIITADHGNSDEVVTMDDKAMTAHTTNPVPVIVTKEGAELRSGGILADLSPTLLDLLDVKKPEEMTGSSLIKK
- the tpiA gene encoding triose-phosphate isomerase, with product MRKNVIAGNWKMNKTLSEAEEFIEATKTKVPSSDKAESIVCAPALYLTELVKRTEGTDLKIAAQTMHYEENGAFTGEISPAALKSIGVTYAVIGHSERREYYNETDETVNKKTHAAFQYGITPIVCIGETLEEREADKTNEVVGGQVEKALEGLSAEQVSKLILAYEPVWAIGTGKTATAQQANEVCAFIRNVVKEKVSAEAADAVRIQYGGSVKPANVDELLSESDIDGALVGGASLEAESFLALVEAGAK
- the pgk gene encoding phosphoglycerate kinase; the protein is MNKKSIRDIDVAGKSVFCRVDFNVPMENGTVTDDTRIKAALPTIKHLVEKGAKVILASHLGRPKGEAKDELRLDPVAQRLSDLLDKEVSKTDQVHGKEVDEAIANLADGEVLLIENVRFEPGEEKNDPELAKAFASMADVYVNDAFGAAHRAHASTEGVAKHLPAVAGLLLERELEVLGKSLSDPEHPFTAIIGGAKVKDKIGVIDNLLDKVDNLIIGGGLAYTFVKAQGYEIGKSLLEEDKIDLAKKFMQKAKDKGVNMVMPVDVIVADDFSEDANKKEVAIDAIPADWEALDIGPKTREKYQQIVKESKLIIWNGPMGVFELNAFAGGTKAVGEALAEGEGFSIIGGGDSAAAVEKFGLADKMDHISTGGGASLEFMEGKELPGVAALNDK
- the gap gene encoding type I glyceraldehyde-3-phosphate dehydrogenase; amino-acid sequence: MTVKIGINGFGRIGRNVFRQTLANDQAEVVAINDLTDANMLAHLLKYDSVHGILDAEVSVNGSNLVVNGKEIKVLSERDPANLGWGDLGVEVVVESTGIFTNGEDAKKHVEAGAKKVIISAPAKGEDLTVVMGVNEGSYNPAEHTIISNASCTTNCLAPVAKVLHDKFGIKRGLVNTVHAYTGDQQVHDMPHKDYRRARAAGENIIPTTTGAAKAVALVLPELKGKLNGAAMRVPVKDVSLIDLVAEFDQDVTAEQVNAALKEAAEGELSHVLGYSEEPLVSSDYIGNRNSSTVDALSTMVLEDNMVKVVSWYDNEMGYSTRCVDLAVFLKSQGI
- a CDS encoding sugar-binding transcriptional regulator; the encoded protein is MRSIIDLQKKLFPEVLTIMQRRYAILQFVKTMGPLGRRTLAENMNLAERVVRGEIEFLQSQGLIYTTTKGVQITEEGLDVHEQLKTFMLEASEISVLEQRVRETLGIDNCIVVPGDSDTQDWVKQEMGKRCAQLLEKMLHPNCTVAVTGGTTMAALAAAMPPIHTAENVMFVPARGGIGEQVENEANTICAAMAKRARSQYRLLYVPDPIGEESYQTIIEEPSVKEVLSIINRSDIVIHGIGDAMTMAKRRRTPEPLVEQIKSGVAVSEAFGYYFDAEGNVVHRVRTVGLQLEDLDRAESVIAIAGGASKARAIASYFKLGRNNILVTDEAAANQLIKGE
- a CDS encoding MATE family efflux transporter gives rise to the protein MGHPTSTASEQTLFRISWPLFIELALHMGMGIVATLMLSHYSDLAAAGVGVANQLISIFILVFNVTSIASMIIIGQKLGAEDLAKARQTARTAFGMNFWFGLIVSAVVVLFGSAFLSFFDLKGDTLAYATTFVQICGASLFLESLSLTLSAILRANGRTKVSMVVAVLMNVLSVLGYLVAIFGLFGMPITGVVGVSWTIVIARIFAVVVLFYFVYRYLAIRFTGTHLIKLHVQDIKDILVIGVPSAAENLSYQYSQIVITAIVANFGDASLAARVYINNISMLCYLFTLSIAEGTQLLVSRYIGGKQYDRALKRGLRTLKIAMVASFIVSMGFALTGAPILQMFTADPAILAVGIPILWAVAFTEPGRAMNIVLMSSLKSAGDAKFPAVIGVISMWGIAVLLSYVLGVSFGYGLLGVWIAMGVDEWFRGIFAYRRWRSRPWEKKEKAAVPETAIS
- a CDS encoding manganese catalase family protein, translated to MFYHVKQLQYNAKPTRPDPVYAKKLQEVLGGQFGEISVMMQYMFQGWNCRAEGKYKDMLLDIATEEIAHVEMLATMIAQLLDGAPAHTQDEAAKDPVVEAVLGGMNPQHAIVGGLGAKPDDSTGYPWTARYVVSSGNLLADFRANLNAESQGRLQVCRLYEMTTDPGVRDMLSFLIARDTMHQNQWMAAIEELESTQGAIVPSTFNQEAEKQEVSYSFMNFSEGEDSKSGRWANGPTLDVQATFEYDAAPKPMGKIPILQPGPAYMHGTPPEDLRIQRGAGKMEPPGQG
- the acsA gene encoding acetate--CoA ligase, which codes for MTTALPPKLGRKHNLASYQQALNTHDWSLLEETLLSRKNGKCNAAYEAVDRHVEEGYGSKTALHYVKDGVLQESLSFEQLQQKVEHYAKVLRAHGVKKGDRVFIFLPKNPECYVAILAAIRVGAIAGPLFEAFMEDAVRDRINDCKGTLLITDQDLIKRVPSDDIPSLREILLIEEINAANPDATHSGEVEWVDKEDGLLIHYTSGSTGKPKGVLHAHRSLVHHAVSGKWVLDINDEDVYWCTSHPGWVTGSVYGLFAPWLNRATIVIQGGRFQAEAWYNIIEELKVTTLYSAPTAFRLLKAKGELYKDYDLSSLRHILSVGEPLNPEVITWAWENLQLRIHDTWWMTETGGHIIVNLPAEPIKPGSMGRAFPGIQVGILDEEGNELPANTIGQLAVKTPWPGLMQDIWGDKGKFASYFVYSGWYISGDLALKDEDGYVFFQGRNDDMINSSGERIGPFEVESKLIEHPAVAEAGVIGKPDPVRGEIVKAFITLRDGFEETQDLLESLRLFVRKNLAAHAAPREIEVLAELPKTQISGKILRRELKQQELDKQLALKTSSE